The stretch of DNA GATGAACACTTTACAGGAGAAGAGAGTATCTTTTTCGAGAAAGAAAACCCTCTTAAGGTTTATGTCTACTCAGGAGTTTCTTAGTGGAGGATGGCTTACTTTTGTTTCTATAAAAATATGACAGCACTGTATAAACTGCTGGGGTTGGATATTTAGGAGTGGGTGGCATGGAGGATCCTGACTTGGCAAGTTTCTGGGAGTCCAGATCTGAAAGAATCCTACTGTGGTGATAGCCACAGGAACACTGTAAACATCCCTGGTCATGGACACACAATGACACATGGCAGAACAAGACATCGCAGACCAGgacccccattctacagatggggaaactgaggcctggggaggTTAGGTGCTTTCCCCAAGGCCACGCAGCTAGTTACTAATAGGCACTCAAATTTCTTGACTTTTACTTCAGGGCTTTTGGACCCTGCGTAAATAGATTCTCCTAATACTAATTTCTTTCCTAAGATTCTaacgttggcaatttgagctcCTTAAGTGGAAAAaactggagaaaacaaaacaaacaaaagtttgtggagaattctgaaaagtATGATTCTGATCTTACGGACTCATGTTACGTTAGAGCTAAAAGACCAATGATTGGGTCAAAATCAGGGAATTTGACTTTTCTATGAACACACACGACAATATCTTACATGTAGTGAGACCACGAATAGAAGGCAGCACCACACAGGAAAggttagaaaattagaaaaaaacaacacaagaaAGTAAAATGGACCACACTAGCCATTGGTAGGCTGGTCTGAACTGTTGAGCGCTTTCCAAGAACATGGAAAATGTCACAAAGTCACACTGTATGAGAAAGTAGGTCTAGAGAGCTCCTGGTGAGCACCCAGCTGCACCTCTTTAGGCGGCTGGGTGCATGTGCCCACGCTGACCCACCGCGTCAAGCGTCCCCAGGGCCGCTGCATGGAATGGGCCTGAGCTCAGCCATCACTCTGCCCACTGCCCAGCACAGCTCTGGGGCTGGTCAACGCCAAAGCCTTGTCGTCTCCCAAACGCCTGCTCCCTTGCAACACTGGGTGTAAATTAGAGAGGGGAGGGTTGGGTGGAAAAGATTTCAGGTTGCCGCTAAGGGCTGGACATTGTGAACCCTGGACAGAGTGACTGGTATCTTTGTTTCTCCTGGGCCCGGAGCTCTTGTGATGGGCTGCGTGTGGGCCTTGATGTCTGCGATTCGCTCTTTAAACCTTTGCTGAAGGAATTTCTCTTCTTTGGAGTAGCTTTTTGCGAACACCGACATCAGCAGGCACCCTGCCATGGACGTGCCCCCGATGCAGAACAGCACGGCGCCCGCCAGCTTGCACATGTCAAGGGCTCCGTTAAAATGGACAGCGTGCGTGTCCACCACCACGAAATTGGCCTCACCAAAGGCTTCGATTTTGGGGGGCACAAGAAAGCCCACTGCCAGGACAGTCAATCCGAGAATCACGAAGACTGAGCCCGAGATGAGTCCGACCTAGAGAAAGACACAAATAAGACTGAGTGAATGTGGCACTTCAGCTCTCCAGGGCGGGACGGGTCTTGTTTGAGAGGAGAGATTTTTCCCAGTCGGAAGCctacataattttctttttaaaaaagaagatgaaaggagGACCTTTCTGATTTTGATACCAACCAGGTactgcatcactgacttgatttttcctttgagttttctGTTTGTCCGATGCTTTGGAACTGACAAAGCCCCTTTGGCTTATGTTGTCTCATTTGGTCttgagcaaaagaaaaacagcccCATACCTAAAAGCTGGCATCACTCTACCCACCAGAAGCTGGCCTGGGACCCCCATGAGTGCCGTGTTGTTCTGTTGGCACAATCAACCTCGCAGAACCCCAACATCAGACAAGCTCATTCTGTGCTCATGATGAAGTGAGACAAACCAAAACCACTTCATAATTTTGTCTAAACACAGACAAAAACAAGGTCATTTACAAACCAGAAAATACCATGCTCTTCCCACCCTGCATAATATAAATGACtgttgattctttaccaattaCAGTTTTATTTAGTCTCACTCTAGTCTGCACTTGGGATAGATAAGATTTATTAAGATACCTAATCATACAATTGTCCCTGATAATCCAAAGTAAACTCTGGCTCCTGCAGACTCTTCAGTCCCCCATGCCTACCCCACCGCCCTCAAATCACCCATACCCTATGATCCTTTCTCACATTCTCTTACTGAAATGCCCTTTGATGTCATTTTCTCTCACTGTGATGAGTAATACACTCAACTTGTTCAACACAGAAGTGTGTTCCTGGTGATTTTGGCTGGAGGCCATTGACAGTGTGTAACAACTCACCCTTTCTCCAAGTTGGTGGAGAAAGAACCATGATTACCAGTTAAAGGCAAGGGAATGTAGCCTCACGGAGGGTCACTGCCCCAAGGAGGGACAGTGAGGACAGGTAGTGAGTAGCACAGGGCAGGCTAGAAGCCACAGGTCTGACCCCCAGGCCAGTGCTCTTTCTCCTCGAACATGTAGCTGTTTGGAATTTACTTGTGTAGAGGTTGAGAAATGTTAAGAGCAGCAGATGGAGATGAAACTGCATGAGCTCAAGTTCCCATAAAATGTAACCCGCTGAAGATGGAAAGTGATATACCATTTGGTGGTTTAAGTTCAGAGGTTTGGAATGGACAGGCTCAGGCTTAGATTCCAGCACTGCCAACTAGTACTTGAATCATAGAAGGAAAGTCACTTAAACACTCTTGTTAACTTTcccatttataaaatgataaatgataatagtacctacctcataaagttgtgaggactaaatgagaccATGCATGAAAGCTTTCAGCCCTGGGCCTGGCTAAGTCACGCATTGCAATAAGTAGCTATTACTACTATTATTTGGAAATGTGCCTCTTGTAAAATTACGCTACATTGGCAAGAGCATTGCAACAATCTGTCAGTACTTGGGATAAAGAACAGCTaatataacttattttttaaacacatttttcatttcctcctATTCCTAATTGCTTTTAGTTAGAATAACAAGGttggaaaaataatcaaatgcaTAACACCATTTAATCTTGAACATCTAAAGTATATTTATCTAACTTACTTATTATAATTCAAGGAAATACACCTTATTAGATACTTCTTTAGTAGAAAGTTGGGATAACAGAAGGGAAACATTCGCAAATCCATCACTCTAACAAAGAGGGGAGGAGAGCTAATGATTTGAGCACTGATGATGACCCAGGCactctttttttcacttaatcctcaccagCATCTCATGAGATGTAGATATTTTTATCCCTATTTCACCTATAAGAAACTGAGGTTTATAGCGTTGAAGAAACCTAGTTCAAAGTCCCCTTATTAAGCAGGGGGTGTGACTGTACTCTACCAAGTCTGTGTGACTTCTAAGCCCCACTTCCCACTTTCATTCTTCCATGAGACTCCACCAATTGATATTTTCTACACTACCTTctactatcttttaaaaaattacaatagaGTTTTAGTCACCATATATCAACAAATTTCCATTACGTAATAttgtaaagaaactgaaaaacaagagtcagtcttctgaaaaaaaagaagtattctaCATAAGATACAAGTATTGCAGGAAAAA from Muntiacus reevesi chromosome 20, mMunRee1.1, whole genome shotgun sequence encodes:
- the NRSN1 gene encoding neurensin-1; this encodes MLSFQPRRMSSCSNVCGSRQAPAATEGGHQRYGVRSYLHQFYEDCTTSIWEYEDDFQIQRSPNRWSSVFWKVGLISGSVFVILGLTVLAVGFLVPPKIEAFGEANFVVVDTHAVHFNGALDMCKLAGAVLFCIGGTSMAGCLLMSVFAKSYSKEEKFLQQRFKERIADIKAHTQPITRAPGPGETKIPVTLSRVHNVQPLAAT